The following are from one region of the Hyla sarda isolate aHylSar1 chromosome 6, aHylSar1.hap1, whole genome shotgun sequence genome:
- the SHLD2 gene encoding shieldin complex subunit 2 yields the protein MCGRGVIHVFIGAPAITTSLTREKDNTGAESPKMWKVTPFAYNMQDTRIQSGGNHQISADHGPDGGLGENTMHGGLGCDCYGVQEGPNGGTYVQKGDLGEKMHNMDTCDIGIISDLVSSTELCHITHNLQKPLGAESEDHHEYMGNAPHLYYVKSDACCITAETEFLTVLTSSQLAVRSPENYRTEAANDILASISESVKQGVLVENIATRTSSQEGFTCSSDLFTDTSDEELDQKSLRSHQSGKELEQKSIKSQKRCEMPNQNFCNEIAQKSIQSPESGEGLDQKSLQFHTRCEEIEQKTIQSHKSREELDQKSLQSHRTGEEIHQNSSQSHKSEKFLFHIQGDSAEELNNNVDYLGSASSKRKKAISSSSPSPRHEQQSKKSRTSISPVKFTIKRHVKHPEPPPAKSLTLLKHCSDKKKKYDIMAVVLQPCHVKEIKVKSGLNSGSTVPLATIVVIDQSEVKREVLMWRDTAFWSLALLPGEIIVLTNVSVSEDRWKEDIVLQSSFRSKLTNLGSCSSLLSGEDSNFADFLSLKELLDYVHEKHHYLSELSPRQPQRLDHIQFISLAELQPELLLHSLLKVNSISVLNESTYNFKGQQQNKIILIVEQIKGHTSTLVLWGTCVTWCDQICRKRDHIWIFKYLFCKKNIMSGDLELHTTPWSSCECLFDDDQRAIDFCMKYNIPLAKPMSLRMMIDDRHSGEIQVKGSILQIEVHIPGKRKILINHKTLISDILKSLLDIVYTGCEKCKRELTMDVNKVYEQCYMCLPFNQIRAFYRPAQMTIMSEDCSVRVQVPPDILESVFLNIAPSLLPKPFPSSTDVTYGTIVADLCCSLVAQTGESFVFTIRSQFLLDENSIPLEEDFHLLDFHLDL from the coding sequence ATGTGTGGTAGAGGTGTAATTCACGTTTTCATAGGAGCACCTGCTATAACTACATCTCTGACACGTGAAAAGGACAATACTGGTGCAGAATCCCCTAAAATGTGGAAAGTCACCCCTTTTGCTTATAACATGCAGGATACCCGTATACAAAGCGGTGGAAACCACCAAATATCTGCCGATCATGGGCCAGATGGAGGTTTAGGAGAGAATACAATGCATGGAGGATTAGGATGTGACTGTTATGGTGTTCAGGAAGGGCCTAATGGTGGAACCTACGTGCAGAAAGGTGATTTGGGGGAGAAAATGCACAACATGGACACATGTGACATAGGGATCATCTCAGATTTGGTTTCTAGCACAGAGCTTTGCCATATTACACACAATCTACAGAAACCCTTAGGAGCGGAAAGTGAGGATCACCATGAATATATGGGAAATGCACCACATCTTTATTACGTCAAAAGCGATGCCTGCTGTATAACTGCCGAAACAGAGTTCCTTACCGTTTTGACATCAAGCCAGCTTGCTGTACGAAGTCCAGAAAATTACAGAACAGAAGCTGCCAATGATATTTTAGCTAGTATATCAGAATCTGTAAAACAGGGTGTTTTGGTGGAAAACATTGCTACAAGAACTTCATCTCAGGAAGGTTTTACCTGCTCTTCAGATCTTTTTACGGACACATCCGATGAAGAACTTGATCAAAAGTCATTACGATCCCATCAAAGTGGGAAAGAGCTTGAACAAAAGTCCATTAAATCCCAGAAAAGATGTGAAATGCCCAACCAAAATTTTTGTAATGAGATTGCACAAAAATCCATACAGTCCCCTGAAAGTGGGGAAGGGCTTGACCAGAAGTCTTTACAGTTCCATACTAGATGTGAAGAAATTGAACAAAAGACCATACAGTCCCATAAAAGTAGGGAGGAGCTTGACCAAAAGTCATTACAATCCCATAGAACTGGTGAAGAGATTCATCAGAATTCATCACAATCTCACAAAAGTGAAAAGTTCTTGTTCCATATCCAAGGGGATTCAGCTGAAGAACTAAATAATAATGTGGATTATCTTGGCAGTGCAAGCAGCAAAAGAAAGAAAGCAATAAGTAGCTCCTCACCATCGCCTAGACATGAGCAGCAGTCTAAAAAATCTAGGACTTCTATATCACCAGTAAAGTTCACTATAAAAAGGCATGTCAAACATCCAGAGCCACCACCTGCAAAGTCATTGACTCTTCTGAAGCATTGCTCGGACAAAAAGAAAAAGTACGATATCATGGCAGTTGTTTTGCAACCCTGTCACGTAAAGGAAATTAAGGTCAAAAGTGGGCTGAATAGTGGTTCCACTGTTCCATTAGCAACTATTGTTGTTATAGACCAATCAGAGGTTAAACGTGAGGTGTTAATGTGGAGAGACACTGCTTTTTGGAGTTTAGCCTTACTCCCTGGTGAAATAATTGTGCTGACCAATGTGTCTGTCAGTGAAGATCGGTGGAAGGAAGACATTGTGCTTCAGTCTAGCTTCAGGAGTAAACTGACTAATCTTGGAAGCTGTTCTTCACTCCTCTCGGGAGAAGATTCTAATTTTGCTGATTTTTTGTCTTTAAAGGAGTTATTAGACTATGTACATGAAAAGCATCATTATTTGAGTGAACTTTCTCCACGACAGCCCCAAAGGCTAGACCATATACAGTTCATAAGCCTTGCTGAACTTCAACCAGAATTATTGCTGCACTCATTGTTAAAGGTCAACAGCATTTCTGTTCTTAATGAATCCACATACAATTTTAAGGGACAGCAGCAAAATAAAATCATTTTGATTGTTGAACAAATCAAAGGACATACAAGTACATTAGTACTGTGGGGAACATGTGTCACATGGTGTGATCAGATCTGCCGTAAAAGAGATCACATCTGGATCTTTAAATACCTATTCTGTAAGAAGAACATCATGTCAGGAGATCTGGAATTGCACACCACTCCGTGGTCATCTTGTGAATGCTTGTTTGATGATGACCAACGGGCTATAGATTTTTGTATGAAGTATAATATACCATTAGCAAAGCCAATGAGCCTTCGGATGATGATTGATGATAGACATTCAGGTGAAATCCAAGTTAAAGGAAGTATATTGCAGATAGAAGTTCATATTCCAGGCAAGCGAAAAATATTAATAAACCACAAAACTTTAATTTCAGACATTCTGAAGTCCCTGCTTGATATTGTGTATACAGGTTGCGAAAAATGCAAAAGAGAGCTAACTATGGATGTCAACAAAGTGTATGAGCAATGTTATATGTGCCTACCCTTCAACCAAATAAGAGCTTTCTATAGGCCAGCACAGATGACTATAATGAGTGAAGACTGTAGTGTACGTGTCCAAGTACCACCAGATATTCTCGAGAGTGTCTTTTTGAATATTGCACCTAGTTTATTGCCCAAACCTTTTCCTAGTTCTACAGATGTAACATATGGGACAATTGTGGCAGATCTCTGCTGTTCCCTGGTAGCACAGACTGGAGAATCTTTTGTGTTCACCATAAGAAGCCAGTTTTTGCTTGATGAAAATAGCATACCATTGGAAGAGGACTTTCACCTTTTAGATTTTCATCTTGACCTTTGA